The genomic interval CTGATGAGGCCGAGGAGGCCCTTCAGAGAATCGCCGATCCGGTGGCCCAAAGAGGGAAGGTCCCGGCAGATCTCATGGAAAGCACCCTCTACGCGCTCTGCACGGGGCGCTTCTTGACAGCCGAGGACTTGGCCAGGCTCCTCAGACGGACAGCCCCAAACCTGCGGAGCCGGTACCTCACCCCCATGGTTCGCGATGGCCGATTGCGCCTGCGCTTCCCGGAAGCCACAAACCGCCCGGACCAAGCCTACACCGCTGGAGAGGAACCGGAATGAAGATCCAGTTCGACCCCAGCCAGACGTTCCAGCTCGACGCGGTAGCCGCGGTCACGGACCTCTTCGAAGGCCAGCCGCAGGGGAGTCCGGAATACGCCGTCATCAAGCTCCCCGAAGCCGGCCAGCTCTTCGCAGGCCAGGATAGGACCGAACTGGGAGTTAGCAACCGACTCCTGCTGGCCGAGGACAAGCTCCGCGAGAACCTCCGTGCAATTCAGACGCGCAACGAGATCGAGGTCGCCGACCCAGTCGCCCCACCCGATGCCTGGGAGCTGCTCGACGGCCCCGCCGCCCAGCCGAGAAGCTGCCCGCACTTCTCCGTGGAGATGGAAACCGGCACGGGCAAGACCTACGTCTACCTGCGCACGATCTTCGAGCTGTCCCGCCGCTACGGATTCCAGAAGTTCGTCATCGTGGTGCCGAGCGTGGCGATCCGCGAAGGCGTGCTCAAGAACATCGCGATCACTGCCGAGCATTTCCGCGCACTCTACAACAACCTGCCCTTCGAGCACTTCGTCTACGATGCCAAGCGAATCAACCGTCTGCGGCAGTTCGCCACGAGCAACACGCTCCAGATCCTCGTGATCAACATCGATGCCTTCCGCAAGAACTTCACAGGCACCGAGGAAGAGCAGAAGAGCAACGTCATCTACAAGGAGAGCGACCGACTTTCGGGCCGTCAGCCCATCGAGTTCGCTCAGGCCGCCCGGCCGATCGTCATCATCGACGAGCCGCAGAGCGTGGATTCGACCGAGAGAGCGCAGGAAGCCATCCGAGCGCTGAACCCGCTCTGCACGCTCCGCTACTCGGCCACACACCGCCATTCCTACAACCTCGTCTACCGCCTGGACCCTGTGCGGGCTTTCGAGCTGAAGCTCGTCAAGCAGATCGTTGTCGCGAGCGCAGCGGCAGAAGATGCTGCCAACGATGCCTTCGTCCGGATCGAGACGATCCAGCACCTGCCGCGGATCCAGGCAAAGCTGCGCATCCAAGTTCAAACGAGCGCAGGCCCGAAGGAAAAGAGCATCACGGTGAAGCAAGGTTCGGATCTGTTCACGCTATCGGGCGAGCGGGCTTGCTACCGAGTGGGCTTCGAGATTGCCGAGGTCAGC from bacterium carries:
- a CDS encoding DEAD/DEAH box helicase, coding for MKIQFDPSQTFQLDAVAAVTDLFEGQPQGSPEYAVIKLPEAGQLFAGQDRTELGVSNRLLLAEDKLRENLRAIQTRNEIEVADPVAPPDAWELLDGPAAQPRSCPHFSVEMETGTGKTYVYLRTIFELSRRYGFQKFVIVVPSVAIREGVLKNIAITAEHFRALYNNLPFEHFVYDAKRINRLRQFATSNTLQILVINIDAFRKNFTGTEEEQKSNVIYKESDRLSGRQPIEFAQAARPIVIIDEPQSVDSTERAQEAIRALNPLCTLRYSATHRHSYNLVYRLDPVRAFELKLVKQIVVASAAAEDAANDAFVRIETIQHLPRIQAKLRIQVQTSAGPKEKSITVKQGSDLFTLSGERACYRVGFEIAEVSAEPGSEYVRFASGRVLRLGEEIGGLREDIWRTQIKHTLKRHLEKELQVRSRGLKVRSGPAFLDRLAAELRWTPRVVIMPPSAVGTPPLGSCRC